In Paraburkholderia terrae, the DNA window ATCGGACTGCAACGCGTCATTGTGCAGCGCGGTCGATCAGGAACTGCGACAGCAGCGGCACGGGACGGCCCGTTGCGCCCTTCGCCGCGCCGCTCTTCCATGCGGTGCCCGCGATGTCCAGGTGCGCCCACGGATACGCTTCCGTGAAACGCGACAGGAAGCACGCCGCCGTCACGCTGCCCGCCGGACGTCCGCCGATGTTCGCGAGATCCGCGAAATTCGACTTCAGCTGATCCTGATACTCGTCGTCGAGCGGCAGACGCCATGCCGGGTCGGAGGCTTCCTTCGATGCGTCGAGCAGTTCGCCCGCGAGCGCGTCGTCCTTCGAGAACAGGCCGCTGTTGTGATGGCCGAGCGCGATGATGCACGCGCCCGTCAGCGTCGCGATGTCGATCACGGCGGCCGGCTTGAAGCGTTCGGCATACGTGAGCGCATCGCACAGGATCAGGCGGCCTTCCGCGTCCGTGTTCAGCACTTCGATCGTCAGGCCCTTCATGCTGGTGACGATGTCGCCCGGCTTGGTCGCGTTGCCAGCCGGCATGTTCTCGCAGGTCGGAATAATGCCGACCACGTTCAGCTTCAGGCCCATTTCGGCGACGGCACGCAGCGTGCCGAGCACGGAGCCCGCGCCGCACATGTCGTACTTCATTTCGTCCATGCCGTCGCCGGGTTTCAGCGAAATGCCGCCCGTGTCGAACGTGATGCCCTTGCCGACCAGCACGACGGGCGCAGCCTTCGCGGCGCCGCCCTGATACTGGAGGACGATGAACTGCGGCGGCTCGACGGAACCCCTGGTGACCGACAGGAACGAGCCCATCTTGAGCGCTTCGAGCTGCTTCTGGCCGAGCACTTCGGCCTTCAGCTTCCAGTCTTTCGCGAGCTTCTTCGCGGTGGTTGCCAGATAGCTCGGCGTGCAGACGTTGCCCGGCAGGTTGCCGAGGTCCTTCGTCAGATCCATGCCGTTCGACAGCGCGACGCCTTGCTTGAGCGCAACCTTCGCGAGCTTCTCGTCAGCCGCGTCGACGCTGAACACGATGCGCTTCAGCGCGCGCGTGCTGTTGTCCGGCTTGCTCTTCATCTGCGTGAACTTGTACGTCAGCTCGCGCAGCGCGAGGATCGCGGCGCGCACGGCCCAATCCGACGAGCGCTCCTTGACGGGCGCCTGAGCCAGCGTGAACGTGACCTGCGTGATCTTCGTGCCGAGGATCGCGCGCCACGCGGCGCGCACGGCGTCGCCGTAGGCCTTCTGCGTGAACGCGTCCTGCTTGCCGAGACCGACCAGCAGCACGCGCGACGCGCCGATGCCCTGCACTTCATGCAGGAA includes these proteins:
- a CDS encoding leucyl aminopeptidase — encoded protein: MDFSIKACDWSKGSTNGFLTGKSDCIVIGVFESQTLSGAALEIDAATKGLLTRIIKAGDMDGKTGSTVFLHEVQGIGASRVLLVGLGKQDAFTQKAYGDAVRAAWRAILGTKITQVTFTLAQAPVKERSSDWAVRAAILALRELTYKFTQMKSKPDNSTRALKRIVFSVDAADEKLAKVALKQGVALSNGMDLTKDLGNLPGNVCTPSYLATTAKKLAKDWKLKAEVLGQKQLEALKMGSFLSVTRGSVEPPQFIVLQYQGGAAKAAPVVLVGKGITFDTGGISLKPGDGMDEMKYDMCGAGSVLGTLRAVAEMGLKLNVVGIIPTCENMPAGNATKPGDIVTSMKGLTIEVLNTDAEGRLILCDALTYAERFKPAAVIDIATLTGACIIALGHHNSGLFSKDDALAGELLDASKEASDPAWRLPLDDEYQDQLKSNFADLANIGGRPAGSVTAACFLSRFTEAYPWAHLDIAGTAWKSGAAKGATGRPVPLLSQFLIDRAAQ